A window of Haloarcula marismortui ATCC 43049 genomic DNA:
GGTGACCCCATGCGCACACAAACCGGCGTCACAGCGGTCGGCGATGCCCGCGTGGGACGGCCAACGACGCTGACCTACCAGGGCGATAGCCGCCCGGACGCGGCAAACATCTCCTTCCGTCAGGTCGGCGACGGCCGGTATCGCGGCGAGTTTACGCCCAGAGAAGCGGGGTATCAGGCGGCGCTCGACACTGAATATGCGGCGAACTACCCCGTCGAGTACGCTTCCTTCGGCCCAAGTGACAGCCTCGATGCGCTCGTCGAAACGACCGGCGGACAGACTTTCACCCCAGACCAGGGCGAACAGATAGCCAGTGAGGCACGCCAGAAGTCCACCCGGGTCCGCACCGTTCAGGACACCTGGGACTGGGTCGCCCTGCTCGGCGCGCTCCTGCTGTTCACCGGCGAGGTGGTCGCCCGGCGTGTTCAAGTGTACCGCGGTCGCACCTCTCTGGAGAGTGGGCTCCCGTGAGCGCAATCGGTCGCCGGATCAACCTCGGACTCGTGGTGTTCGTCGCCCTCTCGATGGTTGGCACCGGCGGAACGACGGTGCTGTACCAAGACTCAGCCAGCGACCTGCGCTCGCAGAATCAGGAGCTTCGCCAGCAAAACGCCGAACTCCGGGAGAATCTAGACGACACCAGAAATGACTTGGAATCTACCCAGACCCGCGTTGACGAACTCGAAGACCAACTGGAGACGCGGTCGGAGGACGTCGATCAGGTCGCGACCAATCTGAATCAGACAGAAGAACAGTTGAACGCCACAGAGAGCCAGTTAGCAGAGACTCGGCAGTCGCTCCGGGATAGCGAGGACCGCGTCGAAGAACTAGAGGGGACGGTCGATGACCTGCAGGATGAGCGCGACACGCTCCAAAACGAGGTTGACGACCTTGAGTCGACGATCGATGATCTGGAGAGCGAAAACGAGGATCTAGAGGACGAGCGTGCCGAACTGGAGGACCAGGTGTCAGACCTGCAGGACGACATCGACAGTCTGGAATCACGGATAAGTACGCTCGAAGACGATATTGAGGAGCTTGAAAACCAGAACCAAGAGCTGCGAGACGATATCGAGACGCTCTGTAGCCAGCCGGAGAACCAGGAGAAAGCTACCTGCGAGGGCTACTGATGGACAAACCAGATACAAACATCGGAGAGAACGGCGGTGAGGAGCCGCCTGAAAGCGAACGGGCACAAGCACGCGAACGGATGGCCGCCGCCATCGCCGAGGTGAGACGCGAGGGAAAGAAGGCGGCGTTCGTCTACGCCATCGTTGACGCGGTGTTGCTCTTTCTTCTGGTGAACATCCTCCTGACTGTCCTCTCGCCGGCCGAACTCCCGACACAGGTGTCGGTTCCGGCGGCGGTGACGGACCCGGTTGAGGCGGCTGTCGGCCGCTCGGTACCTGCGCTGTCGTTCCCGACAGGCGCAGTCGTTGGCATCGCCATCGGAGTGTGCTGGCTCATCGGCGAGTATCTGTACCGAGTCCGTCAACCGCTCGTCGAGCAGTTCGAGGCGGCGAACGCGAACGTCACCGACGCGCTCCGAACGGCGCGGGATACGGTGGAA
This region includes:
- a CDS encoding DUF1664 domain-containing protein; protein product: MSAIGRRINLGLVVFVALSMVGTGGTTVLYQDSASDLRSQNQELRQQNAELRENLDDTRNDLESTQTRVDELEDQLETRSEDVDQVATNLNQTEEQLNATESQLAETRQSLRDSEDRVEELEGTVDDLQDERDTLQNEVDDLESTIDDLESENEDLEDERAELEDQVSDLQDDIDSLESRISTLEDDIEELENQNQELRDDIETLCSQPENQEKATCEGY